A stretch of Myxococcus hansupus DNA encodes these proteins:
- a CDS encoding MBL fold metallo-hydrolase, with the protein MHVTQLRNATVVLDFESGGRPVSLLVDPMLAARAALPTLKWFTRTRRRNPLVDLPPRSSEVLASVTHALITHCQRGHFDHLDRAGARFLRERDIPVFCTPHDASYLRERGMRAQPVSSLERAPFFHGHISAIPCVHGRGWVGGLMEHGVGYFIELPGEPSVYLAGDTLLTDAVRACITERRPDIAIVPAGGARFDAGGDILMDGDDALELARLTTGRVLANHLEALDHCPCTRKSLRAAARQAGLEHKLLVPEDGERYTCPHGG; encoded by the coding sequence ATGCATGTCACTCAGTTGCGCAACGCCACCGTGGTGCTCGACTTCGAAAGCGGCGGTCGCCCCGTGAGTCTGCTCGTCGACCCCATGCTGGCTGCGCGCGCGGCGCTGCCCACGCTGAAGTGGTTCACCCGGACGCGGCGTCGCAATCCGCTCGTGGACCTGCCGCCGAGGAGCAGCGAGGTGCTGGCCTCGGTGACACATGCCCTCATCACCCATTGCCAGCGGGGCCACTTCGACCACCTGGACCGTGCTGGAGCGCGCTTCCTGCGTGAGCGCGACATCCCTGTGTTCTGCACGCCGCATGACGCGTCGTATCTGCGCGAGCGCGGCATGCGTGCTCAACCCGTGAGCTCGCTGGAGCGCGCCCCCTTCTTTCATGGGCACATCTCCGCCATCCCTTGTGTTCATGGCCGGGGATGGGTCGGGGGCTTGATGGAGCATGGCGTGGGCTACTTCATCGAGCTGCCCGGTGAACCCAGCGTCTACCTCGCGGGCGATACGCTGCTCACCGATGCGGTCCGCGCCTGCATCACGGAGCGGCGCCCGGACATCGCCATCGTGCCCGCGGGGGGCGCGCGCTTCGACGCGGGCGGGGACATCCTGATGGACGGAGACGACGCCCTGGAGCTGGCCCGCCTCACGACGGGCCGCGTCCTCGCCAATCACCTGGAGGCGTTGGACCACTGTCCCTGCACCCGGAAGAGCCTCCGCGCGGCGGCGCGACAGGCCGGGTTGGAGCACAAGCTGCTCGTCCCTGAGGATGGCGAGCGCTACACCTGTCCTCACGGCGGCTGA
- a CDS encoding GlcG/HbpS family heme-binding protein, producing the protein MVRLEDARRIIAAAEKKAQELGQPMNIAVADEGGNLVAHVRMDGAWLGSVDISIKKAFTARAFDITTQDLAKSAQPGGPFYGIHASNEGKVMIFAGGVPLRKNGKVVGAVGVSGGSGDQDHGVAVAGASAF; encoded by the coding sequence ATGGTCCGTTTGGAAGACGCGCGTCGCATCATCGCCGCAGCCGAGAAGAAGGCCCAGGAGTTGGGCCAGCCCATGAACATCGCCGTCGCCGACGAGGGCGGAAACCTGGTTGCGCACGTGCGCATGGATGGGGCGTGGTTGGGCAGCGTCGACATCTCCATCAAGAAGGCCTTCACCGCTCGCGCTTTCGACATCACCACGCAGGACCTGGCGAAGAGTGCCCAGCCGGGGGGCCCGTTCTATGGCATTCACGCATCCAACGAGGGCAAGGTGATGATTTTCGCGGGAGGCGTCCCGCTGCGGAAGAACGGCAAGGTCGTGGGCGCTGTCGGCGTCAGCGGGGGCTCCGGTGACCAGGACCATGGTGTCGCCGTCGCGGGGGCGTCCGCTTTCTGA
- a CDS encoding alkaline phosphatase PhoX, with protein MQRRRFLRLTAMGSGVLALGSGFWRSAYAAPARPGPGPYGAISGAPDAQGLRLPAGFSSRIIARSGQRVAGTHYTWHAAPDGGVCFPTDDGGWVYTSNCELPLVGGASSIRFDGGGTVTSAYRILEGTQVNCAGGPTPWGSWLSCEEWDGGTVWECNPLRPSQGQRRAALGTFAHEAVAVDPVGQRLYLTEDRPQGRLYRFTPAQWPSLASGTLEAAKLNGDALGGSATFSWVRVSASLPVYLQLARFLTTAFDGGEGCWYDGGVIYFTTKGDNRVWAHTPATGRVEIIYDHALYPDAPLRGVDNVTVSRSGDLYVAEDGNDLQVCLIAPGRERTVAAFLQLEGHAGSELTGPAFSPDGRRLYFSSQRGADGNGVTFEVRGPFR; from the coding sequence ATGCAGCGCAGGCGTTTCCTTCGACTCACGGCGATGGGCAGCGGCGTGCTGGCCCTGGGGTCGGGTTTCTGGCGTTCGGCGTATGCCGCTCCCGCGCGGCCAGGGCCGGGGCCCTACGGTGCCATCTCCGGCGCTCCGGATGCGCAGGGGCTTCGGCTGCCCGCGGGCTTCAGCTCGCGCATCATCGCTCGCTCCGGACAGCGCGTTGCTGGCACTCACTACACGTGGCATGCCGCGCCAGATGGCGGCGTCTGCTTTCCCACCGACGATGGCGGCTGGGTCTACACCTCCAACTGCGAGCTGCCGCTGGTGGGAGGCGCCTCCTCGATTCGCTTCGACGGAGGCGGGACCGTGACGAGCGCCTACCGCATCCTCGAGGGCACCCAGGTCAACTGCGCCGGAGGGCCCACGCCCTGGGGCTCCTGGCTGTCGTGTGAGGAGTGGGACGGGGGCACCGTCTGGGAATGCAATCCCCTGCGCCCCTCACAAGGTCAGCGGCGCGCGGCGCTGGGCACCTTCGCCCACGAGGCCGTCGCCGTGGACCCGGTGGGCCAGCGCCTGTACCTGACGGAGGACCGGCCCCAGGGACGGCTCTATCGCTTCACGCCCGCGCAATGGCCTTCGTTGGCATCGGGCACCCTGGAGGCCGCGAAGCTGAACGGCGACGCGCTGGGGGGCTCCGCGACTTTCAGTTGGGTGCGGGTCTCCGCCTCGCTCCCCGTGTACCTGCAGCTCGCCCGTTTTCTGACCACCGCGTTCGATGGCGGCGAGGGCTGCTGGTACGACGGCGGCGTCATCTACTTCACGACGAAGGGCGACAATCGCGTCTGGGCGCACACCCCCGCCACCGGCCGGGTGGAAATCATCTACGACCATGCCCTCTACCCGGACGCACCGCTGCGCGGCGTGGACAACGTCACCGTATCCCGTTCGGGCGACCTCTACGTGGCCGAGGACGGCAATGACCTCCAGGTGTGTCTCATCGCCCCGGGGCGCGAGCGCACCGTCGCGGCGTTTCTCCAACTGGAGGGACACGCGGGCTCGGAGCTCACCGGCCCCGCCTTCAGT